A genomic window from Colletotrichum destructivum chromosome 7, complete sequence includes:
- a CDS encoding Putative NADH:ubiquinone oxidoreductase, ESSS subunit, whose product MPAIRPTTAIRAARAIKTTAPSARAFSVTARRAGGGSDFDPPTGWLWGVKPGEKYEKEGWETPFYTLFCGGIIATGVVLAFKPDTSLDTWALEEARRRLEKEGILPDPEK is encoded by the exons ATGCCGGCGATACGTCCGACTACGgccatccgcgccgcccgcgccatcAAGACCACCGCTCCATCCGCGAGGGCCTTCTCTGTGACGGCCCGccgcgcaggcggcggctccgACTTTGACCCTCCTACCGGCTGGCTCTGGGGCGTCAAGCCCGGCGAGAAGTACGAGAAGGAAGGCTGGGAGACGCCCTTCTACACCCTTTTCTGTGGAGGCATTATTGCTACCGGCGTTGTCCTTGCCTTCAAGCCTGACACTTC CCTCGACACCTGGGctctcgaggaggccagacGGAGATTAGAAAAGGAGGGCATCCTGCCGGACCCCGAGAAGTGA
- a CDS encoding Putative aminotransferase class IV, branched-chain amino acid aminotransferase II gives MMRQFFPRAAGALRAVPKCSPRLATTWQSARLYSVKPEAASVAKPLGLDASKLTIEKTKNPGTLGNPAELVFGRKFTDHMLTIEWNQEQGWLDPKIVPYQNLSLDPATCVFHYAFECFEGMKAYKDKDGKVRLFRPDKNMARLNKSAARIALPTFEPTSLIDLISKFVQLDKHYIPDERGYSLYLRPTMIGTQKTLGAVSLEATDYAVRAWPGGVGDKKLGANYAPCIVPQLEAASRGHQQNLWLFGEEEYVTEVGTMNMFAAIKNKETGQKELVTAPLDGTILEGVTRDSVLSLARERLVPEGWMVSERKYTMKELDEAASEGRLIEAFGAGTAAIVSPIRTIAWKGKSINCGLSESEESGEIALRMKGWMEARQYGDEEHEWSYVAA, from the exons ATGATGCGGCAATTTTTCCCCCGCGCCGCTGGCGCCCTTAGAGCTGTACCCAAGTGCTCTCCCAGGTTAGCCACCACTTGGCAATCGGCAAGACTCTACAGTGTCAAGCCCGAAGCTGCCTCCGTGGCTAAGCCCCTCGGTCTCGACGCCTCAAAACTCACAATTGAGAAGACCAAGAACCCAGGAACTTTGGGCAACCCGGCAgagctcgtcttcggccgcaAGTTCACCG ACCACATGCTTACCATCGAATGGAACCAAGAACAGGGCTGGCTCGATCCCAAGATTGTCCCCTACCAGAACCTCTCCCTTGATCCTGCAACCTGCGTATTCCACTACGCCTTTGAGTGCTTCGAGGGCATGAAGGCctacaaggacaaggacggcaaggtcaGGCTCTTCCGCCCGGACAAGAACATGGCTCGCCTCAACAAGTCGGCCGCCCGCATCGCCCTGCCCACCTTTGAGCCCACCTCTCTGATCGACCTCATCTCCAAATTTGTCCAGCTCGATAAGCACTACATCCCCGACGAGCGCGGCTACTCCCTCTACCTCCGCCCTACCATGATCGGCACCCAAAAgaccctcggc GCCGTCTCCCTCGAGGCCACTGACTACGCCGTCCGCGCCTggcccggcggcgtcggcgacaagaAGCTCGGCGCCAACTACGCGCCGTGCATTGTGCCCCAGCTTGAGGCCGCTAGCCGCGGTCACCAGCAGAACCTGTGGCTCTTTGGTGAAGAGGAGTACGTCACCGAGGTCGGCACCATGAACATGTTTGCCGCCATTAAGAACAAGGAGACGGGCCAGAAGGAGCTCGTCACCGCGCCCCTGGACGGCACCATTCTTGAGGGTGTCACCCGCGACTCTGTCTTGTCCCTGGCCCGCGAGAGGCTGGTGCCtgagggatggatggtctCGGAGCGCAAGTACACCAtgaaggagctcgacgaggccgcttCCGAGGGCCGTCTCATTGAGGCCTTTGGCGCTGGCACTGCTGCCATTGTCAGCCCCATCCGTACGATTGCTTGGAAGGGCAAGTCTATCAACTGCGGCCTTTCCGAGTCTGAGGAGTCTGGTGAGATTGCCCTGAGAATGAAGGGCTGGATGGAGGCGAGACAGTATGGTGACGAGGAGCACGAGTGGAGCTACGTTGCTGCGTAA
- a CDS encoding Putative protein kinase domain, armadillo-like helical yields the protein MFSSALKSISSTNITANYSISSTQTSSAGPWKIYDCKKKSTGKPYSVFVFDKKALDGHGSSLGRSSASAFKRATEEVIERLKKEASSLAKLRHPSVLELVEPVEETRGGGLQFVTEAVTGSLAALLQEKDDQERSGGVGGRSSRYVTEDSDGVRRRRELEIDELEIQKGLLQISKALEFLHENAGLVHGNLTPDAIIVNAKSDWKISGLAFCGPSEGSNKPTSFQPISLSEVLNPDPRLPRFVQLDLDYTSPDFVIDNNFTNFADMFSLGLLAVALYNSPHRSPIESHGSLSTYKRTFSSSSTVPSASNGFLSSRPLPKELVQHVLPRLITRRPAQRLTAREFQESEYFNNVLVSTIRFLDSFPAKTPNEKAQFMRGLVKVMPSFPKTVMEKKLLPALLEEMKDKDLIALILQNVFTIIDLLPSARRVFADKVRPALKATFAPPPKKDQPPERDPTKDAGLMVVLEHMSTICNNCNGKEFADDILPVVYAAIEAPTPAVVDAALRGLPSILPVLDFSTIKNELFPVIAAVFSKTSSLAIKVRGCQAFVVLCGGTPDGQDDGLDAFGVAKKKSSSSSSMLDKYTMQEKIIPLIKAIKTKEPAVMMAAHGVLRVVGEAADAEFVAIDILPILWQMSLGPLLNLKQFQNFMDLIKKLSKRVEDEQTRKLQELSGTNGGTAAHNEAFMAFGGVSGTAFDTNGGAEDDFESLVKGKTIRTSTSDAFSSWEEAPAAARVASPAPGSRSATPAFAWSTPPPTQTAPPASKPQPSFRTVTPDLASFQTMSPTSTQFSKPLQPTTQASIQPAQSSSTVNWSTASAATSNPWSSSSASTPAFSPGNSMSPPPSSAFGGISTPMSNMSLGGQRPGMSQSSSFSLPPPPSNRSMGSAGSSGFSLPPPPSHTPPVQSGMSAFNKPAANSGMGMMSQQPMSSMSSMGSRPGMSMGNMGMASGGSMNSMMNSNLGSISTAGPQQQQQQKPQQKSGLDKYESLI from the exons ATGTTCTCCTCGGCGCTCAAGTCGATATCCTCGACAAACATCACCGCCAATTACTCTATCTCCTCGACCcagacctcgtccgccggTCCCTGGAAGATTTACGACTGTAAGAAGAAGTCGACGGGGAAGCCTTATagcgtcttcgtcttcgatAAGAAGGCTCTCGACGGCCATGGCAGCAGCCTCGGCCGGTCCAGTGCATCCGCCTTCAAGCGTGCGACCGAGGAAGTCATCGAGCGcctgaagaaggaggcctCGAGCCTGGCGAAACTCAGACACCCGagcgtcctcgagcttgtcgaacCCGTGGAGGAGACaaggggcggcgggttgCAGTTCgtcaccgaggccgtcacggGCTCGCTGGCGGCCCTGCTGCAGGAGAAGGATGATCAAGAACGAAGTGGTGGGGTCGGCGGGCGGTCGAGCCGCTATGTCACCGAGGACTCGGACGGcgtgcgccgccgccgcgagtTGGAGattgacgagctcgagatcCAGAAGGGGCTGCTGCAGATCAGCAAAGCGCTCGAGTTCCTGCATGAGAATGCCGGTCTGGTTCATGGAAACCTCACGCCGGATGCAATCATTGTGAATGCCAAG TCGGACTGGAAAATCAGCGGCCTGGCCTTTTGCGGCCCCTCGGAGGGTTCCAACAAGCCAACCTCCTTCCAACCCATCAGCTTGTCAGAGGTACTCAACCCAGACCCACGGTTACCTCGTTTTGTACAGCTGGACCTCGACTACACCTCACCCGACTTTGTCATTGACAACAACTTCACCAATTTCGCCGATATGTTCTCGCTGGGTCTTTTGGCAGTTGCTCTCTACAACTCACCCCACCGCTCGCCTATAGAGTCGCATGGTAGCTTGTCAACTTACAAGCGGAcgttctcttcttcatcgacagttccgtcggcgtcgaacGGGTTCTTATCATCACGACCTTTACCCAAGGAGCTGGTTCAACACGTCCTGCCGCGGCTTATCACCCGCCGACCAGCGCAACGTCTAACGGCTAGAGAGTTCCAAGAAAGCGAATATTTCAACAACGTGCTTGTCTCGACCATCCGCTTCCTCGATTCTTTCCCGGCAAAAACACCAAACGAGAAAGCTCAGTTTATGCGTGGCCTGGTCAAGGTTATGCCTTCGTTTCCCAAGACAGTCATGGAGAAGAAACTGTTGCCAGCATTGCTTGAAGAAATGAAAGACAAGGACCTCATAGCACTGATTCTCCAGAACGTtttcaccatcatcgacttGCTGCCGTCTGCGAGACGTGTTTTCGCTGACAAAGTAAGGCCGGCGTTAAAAGCAACCTTTGCTCCGCCCCCTAAGAAGGACCAGCCTCCAGAGAGGGACCCTACCAAAGACGCCGGTCTGATGGTGGTGCTCGAACACATGTCAACCATTTGCAACAACTGCAACGGCAAGGAATTTGCAGATG ACATTTTGCCCGTTGTTTACGCGGCAATCGAGGCGCCAACCCCAGCCGTGGTCGACGCAGCTCTGAGGGGCCTGCCATCCATTTTACCAGTCCTCGACTTTAGCACTATCAAGAACGAGCTCTTCCCCGTGATTGCGGCTGTATTCAGCAAAACCAGCAGTCTCGCCATCAAAGTGCGAGGTTGCCAGGCCTTTGTCGTTCTCTGCGGCGGGACACCAGATGGCCAAGACGATGGGCTCGATGCCTTCGGTGTCGCAAAGAAGAAatcttcgtcatcttcgaGCATGCTAGACAAGTATACAATGCAGGAAAAGATCATCCCGCTGATTAAGGCTATCAAGACCAAAGAGCCTGCTGTCATGATGGCAGCTCACGGTGTTCTGCGAGTAGTTGGCGAAGCCGCTGACGCCGAATTTGTCGCGATTGACATCCTCCCCATCCTTTGGCAAATGAGTCTTGGACCTTTGCTCAACCTGAAGCAGTTTCAGAACTTCATGGACCTCATCAAAAAGTTGTCCAAGAGAGTAGAAGACGAGCAGACCAGAAAGTTGCAAGAGCTTTCTGGTACCAACGGTGGTACAGCCGCGCACAACGAAGCCTTCATGGCTTTCGGCGGCGTCAGCGGAACCGCGTTTGATACCAACGGAGGTGCCGAGGACGACTTCGAAAGTCTCGTCAAAGGCAAGACAATACGGACGTCAACTTCAGACGCCTTCTCAAGCTGGGAAGAGGCACCCGCCGCAGCAAGGGTTGCCTCACCTGCACCCGGAAGTAGGTCTGCAACTCCGGCCTTTGCGTGGTCAACTCCACCCCCGACACAGACCGCACCTCCAGCATCCAAGCCTCAACCTAGTTTCCGTACGGTAACGCCCGATCTGGCCTCATTTCAAACAATGAGTCCAACGTCGACTCAGTTCTCTAAGCCTTTGCAACCCACTACACAAGCCTCGATACAGCCAGCGCAGTCAAGTTCAACAGTCAACTGgtccacggcctcggcggcgacttcCAATCCATggtcgtcatcctcggcttcgacgccggccttTTCGCCCGGTAATTCCATGTCGCCACCCCCGAGCTCCGCTTTTGGTGGCATAAGTACGCCCATGTCCAACATGTCGCTTGGTGGGCAACGGCCAGGCATGTCACAGTCATCGTCGTTCTCGTTGCCACCACCGCCTTCCAACCGCTCAATGGGCTCAGCCGGGTCATCCGGGTTTAGCCTGCCGCCTCCGCCTAGTCACACACCGCCAGTGCAATCAGGCATGAGCGCGTTTAACAAGCCTGCAGCCAACAGCGGCATGGGGATGATGAGCCAACAACCGATGAGCAGTATGAGCAGCATGGGCTCACGGCCTGGAATGAGTATGGGCAACATGGGGATGGCGTCTGGTGGGAGCATGAACAGCATGATGAACAGCAACTTAGGCTCGATTAGCACGGCTGGGccccagcaacaacagcagcagaagcCGCAGCAGAAGAGCGGGTTGGACAAGTACGAAAGTCTCATTTAG
- a CDS encoding Putative Sirtuin family, DHS-like NAD/FAD-binding domain superfamily codes for MKTQRAATKAVTVKKRGNNKPKGAAPAYKIDNPNPPENPTLEEIKHAVGLQELEERVKDAKESAWETDSLLEDAIAEMGDAKLSSDDPDSCTPDEAMGLRHQLRALGPAEFCRRTVDAGRYTAKKLLSAFGLKPPAFLEGAEDEAYFSLLSLAISRELSKRAKLFRYNTVDDAVELLQRSKNIIVLTGAGISTSLGIPDFRSKGGLYSQLEHLGLNDPQEVFDISVFKQDPTIFYTVAKDILPSTNRFTPTHAFISMLEKQGKLLTNYTQNIDNLEAKAGISPDKLIQCHGSFATATCVQCRFKCVGEDIFPDIKAGKIPRCPRCIQNLRPNGSTKRKRSAGTERKRRRFSSDDSVSDGEYDMPSAGVMKPDITFFGEALPDEFSRRLTEHDRDKADLVIVIGTSLKVTPVSEIVSWLPANIPQIYISRQAVNHINFDIDLLGDCDIVVSELCRRAGWPLEHEMVPEGQVVDVKPDGGCVSRHVFEVVNPRPQPPLLSQPQTQQSNDSKQRRPRVIKMEHGTAKPKKEPRKPRKSA; via the exons ATGAAGACTCAACGGGCGGCAACCAAGGCCGTCACGGTCAAGAAGCGCGGCAACAACAAACCCAAgggcgccgcccccgcctACAAGATCGACAACCCCAATCCCCCGGAGAACCCAACTCTTGAGGAAATCAagcacgccgtcggcctccaGGAACTCGAGGAACGCGTCAAGGATGCCAAGGAGTCAGCATGGGAGACGGACTCGCTTCTGGAAGATGCCATCGCTGAGATGGGCGATGCGAAACTCTCCTCGGATG ATCCTGACAGCTGCACGCCTGACGAGGCCATGGGTCTGCGCCACCAACTCAGAGCCCTTGGTCCCGCGGAATTCTGTAGAAGAActgtcgatgccggccgctacacggccaagaagctgTTGTCAGCTTTTGGCCTCAAGCCGCCCGCCTTCCTTGagggcgccgaagacgaggcctACTTCAGTCTCTTGTCGCTGGCCATCAGCAGAGAGTTGTCCAAGCGTGCCAAGCTGTTCCGCTACAACACGgttgacgacgccgttgagctgctgcagcggAGCAAAaacatcatcgtcctcaccGGCGCCGGTATCTCGACCTCGCTTGGCATCCCTGACTTCCGCTCAAAGGGCGGCCTTTACTCGCAGCTCGAGCACCTGGGACTAAACGACCCGCAAGAGGTGTTTGACATTTCCGTCTTTAAGCAAGACCCGACCATTTTCTACACCGTCGCCAAGGACATCCTGCCCTCCACCAACCGCTTCACGCCAACTCACGCCTTTATCTCGATGCTCGAGAAGCAGGGCAAGCTGCTCACCAACTACACGCAAAACATTGACAACCTCGAAGCCAAGGCCGGCATCTCGCCTGACAAGCTCATCCAGTGCCATGGCTCGTTTGCCACCGCTACGTGCGTTCAGTGCCGCTTCAAGTGCGTTGGTGAGGACATCTTCCCCGACATCAAGGCTGGCAAGATCCCGCGCTGCCCGCGCTGCATCCAGAACCTCCGACCCAACGGCAGCACGAAGCGCAAGCGGTCGGCGGGTACAGAGCGCAAGCGCCGCAGGTTTAGCTCCGACGACTCGGTGTCGGACGGCGAGTATGATATGCCTAGCGCGGGCGTCATGAAGCCAGACATCACCTTCTTTGGCGAGGCGTTGCCCGACGAGTTCAGCAGACGCCTGACGGAACACGACCGTGACAAGGCGGACcttgtcatcgtcatcggcacgAGTCTGAAGGTGACACCGGTGTCGGAAATAGTGAGCTGGCTGCCGGCCAATATCCCCCAGATCTACATCTCGCGACAGGCTGTCAACCATATCAActtcgacatcgacctgctcggcgattgcgacatcgtcgtctcggAGCTTTGCCGCCGTGCCGGCTGGCCGCTAGAGCACGAGATGGTCCCCGagggccaggtcgtcgatgtGAAGCCCGACGGCGGATGCGTCAGCAGGCATGTCTTTGAGGTAGTGAACCCTCGACCCCAGCCTCCGCTTCTGTCTCAGCCTCAAACTCAGCAGTCGAACGATTCTAAACAACGACGGCCGCGAGTGATCAAGATGGAGCATGGTACTGCAAAGCCGAAGAAGGAGCCCAGAAAGCCCAGAAAATCTGCCTGA
- a CDS encoding Putative P-type ATPase, HAD superfamily, P-type ATPase, transmembrane domain superfamily, with the protein MDSAPAPQDGPAPQRRNRAPTITIDPSATGVDNTSTAPVMAQNPQDDLPNSPAHPADEEVSPTTVPEGTGAPWSGPLEKPAKPKLRADTSFDAKDSSRPLSPHNVSSPVATLRGNDRAFLAVPSNLRSRQNSIDSDDMSSQGETIAVLSQSTEKTTKLSPLSNDKIMNDETALRPDKGSEGDFNVDNNPFAFTPGQLNKMFNPKSLAAYYALGGLAGIEKGLRSDRKAGLSLDEVHLDGRVSFSEVTGHTSSSGDFKESEAPATPARQNTGHHNKHGDSGFSDRKRVFRDNRIPEKKGKTLLQLMWITYQDKVLMLLTAAAVVSLAIGIYQTVGLPHAPDEPKVEWVEGVAIVVAIAIVVIVGSLNDYSKERQFAKLNKRKKDRNVKVVRSGKTIELSVHELLAGDVIHLEPGDLIPVDGILIEGFNVKCDESQATGESDIIKKRNGEEVFSAIQNGDDPKKLDPFIQSGARIMEGVGTFMVTSTGIHSSFGKTLMALDEDPEVTPLQSKLNTIAEYIAKLGGAAGLLLFIVLFIEFLVRLPKQPASVTPAQKGQDFINIVITVVTIIVVAVPEGLPLAVTLALSFATRRMLKDQNLVRHLKACEVMGNANTICSDKTGTLTQNKMQVVAGTIGTTHRFGGQRPSSLSGEVDATLDGSDDISIAEFAKMLSAPVKEILVKSISINSTAFEGDVDGEKTYVGSKTETALLLLARDYLGMRPVAEERENAKILQLIPFDSGRKCMGVVVQLPDGRARVYVKGASEIVLGKCTQIFRDPSQDAALAQMTEPNFQTITTLINTYASRSLRTIGLAYRDFEQWPPRNARRVDGGENVDFDFMFQSMAFVGMVGIQDPLREGVPEAVRLCQKAGVMVRMVTGDNKLTAEAIARECGILQPNGIVMEGPEFRNLTRSEQEAIIPRLCVLARSSPEDKRILVKRLKAKGDIVAVTGDGTNDAPALKTADVGFSMGIAGTEVAKEASSIILMDDNFNSIVKALKWGRAVNDAVKRFLQFQLTVNITAVILTFVTAVSSTSVLTAVQLLWVNLIMDTLAALALATDPPQDSVLDRKPERRNSSIITTTMWKMILGQAVYQLAITFMLFYGKEAIVPGPEHIPDEQIATLVFNTFVWMQIFNQWNNRRLDNNFNIFEGLTKNYFFIAISAIMIGGQVLIVFVGGAAFQIASEGQTGTQWAMAVILGLISIPVGVIVRLIPDALIERLVPDYLKRRAKDTVPGLTVSDEEQFEMYPAPLSDVRDELAFIKRMKGGRLNNLKFAVQHPRETFARTRSPSHSRSNSVTSPSTPTREDSFGSIAATPDSRKRSRSSRSRSNSALGAPTVMAGIVAAGIAANWSPADRRRRDSEDSDSNARRGVSRENSIREEPREERTDEKTARE; encoded by the exons ATGGATTCCGCTCCCGCCCCTCAGGATGGCCCTGCACCACAACGGAGAAATCGAGC CCCGACGATCACCATAGACCCGTCTGCCACCGGTGTCGACAACACGAGCACCGCACCAGTCATGGCACAGAATCCCCAGGATGACCTCCCCAACTCGCCCGCTCATCCCGCAGATGAAGAAGTCAGCCCGACGACAGTACCCGAAGGCACCGGTGCTCCTTGGTCAGGACCACTGGAGAAGCCTGCAAAGCCGAAGCTTCGAGCCGACACGTCTTTCGACGCCAAGGACAGCAGCAGACCTCTGAGCCCGCACAATGTATCGAGTCCAGTTGCCACATTGAGAGGAAACGACCgcgccttcttggccgtACCCAGCAATTTGCGCTCAAGACAGAACTCCATCGACTCTGACGACATGTCTTCCCAGGGTGAGACTATCGCCGTTCTGAGCCAGTCGACCGAAAAGACCACGAAGCTTAGTCCCCTGTCCAATGACAAGATTATGAACGACGAGACCGCCCTGCGACCCGACAAGGGGAGCGAGGGTGATTTTAATGTGGATAACAACCCCTTCGCCTTTACCCCTGGTCAGCTCAACAAGATGTTCAACCCCAAAAGTCTTGCTGCGTATTATGCGCTTGGGGGTCTGGCAGGTATCGAAAAGGGCCTCCGAAGTGATCGCAAGGCTGGCTTGAGTTTGGACGAGGTACATCTCGATGGGCGAGTCTCCTTCAGCGAGGTGACAGGCCACACTAGCTCCTCCGGCGATTTCAAGGAGAGCGAAGCACCGGCAACCCCTGCGAGGCAGAACACCGGCCATCACAACAAGCACGGCGACAGCGGCTTCTCCGACCGGAAGCGCGTTTTCAGGGATAACCGAATCcccgagaagaagggcaagactCTTCTTCAACTGATGTGGATCACCTATCAAGACAAAGTTCTCATGCTCTTGACCGCTGCCGCGGTTGTTTCACTTGCCATTGGCATCTATCAAACGGTGGGTTTGCCGCATGCACCGGACGAGCCAAAGGTCGAGTGGGTTGAGGGTGTTGCTATCgttgtcgccatcgccatcgtcgtcatcgtggGATCCCTCAATGATTACAGCAAGGAAAGGCAATTTGCCAAGCTaaacaagaggaagaaagacCGTAATGTCAAGGTTGTCCGCTCGGGTAAGACGATTGAACTATCCGTTCACGAACTTTTGGCTGGAGACGTCATTCATCTCGAACCGGGCGACCTCATCCCCGTCGACGGAATTCTCATTGAGGGCTTCAACGTCAAGTGTGACGAGTCCCAGGCTACCGGAGAGTCGGATATCATTAAGAAACGGAATGGTGAGGAGGTCTTCAGCGCCATTCAGAACGGCGACGATCCCAAGAAGCTGGACCCCTTTATCCAGTCCGGTGCTAGAATCATGGAGGGCGTCGGTACTTTCATGGTCACCTCAACAGGCATTCACTCTTCGTTCGGAAAGACTCTCAtggcgctggacgaggaccCCGAGGTTACCCCGCTGCAGTCAAAGCTCAACACTATTGCCGAATACATTGCCAAACTCGGaggtgctgctggcctgctgctcttcaTCGTCCTGTTCATCGAATTCCTGGTTAGACTCCCCAAGCAACCGGCCTCCGTCACTCCAGCCCAAAAAGGCCAGGACTTCATCAACATCGTTATCACCGTTGTCACCATCATCGTTGTGGCTGTGCCGGAGGGGCTTCCTCTCGCCGTCACACTGGCTCTGTCGTTTGCCACGAGACGCATGTTGAAGGACCAGAACCTTGTCAGACACCTGAAGGCATGCGAGGTCATGGGCAACGCCAACACCATCTGTTCGGACAAGACTGGAACTTTGACGCAAAATAAGATGCAGGTCGTTGCTGGCACAATCGGCACCACGCACCGTTTCGGCGGGCAGCGGCCTTCTAGCCTGAGCGGTGAGGTTGACGCCACTCTGGATGGCTCTGATGACATCTCAATCGCCGAGTTCGCCAAGATGCTCAGCGCGCCGGTCAAGGAGATTCTCGTCAAGTCCATTTCGATCAACTCGACGGCGTTCGAGGGCGATGTTGACGGCGAGAAGACATATGTCGGATCGAAGACCGAGACAGCCTTGCTTCTCCTAGCCCGTGACTACCTCGGTATGcgccccgtcgccgaggaacGCGAGAACGCCAAGATTCTTCAACTCATTCCATTCGACTCTGGCCGCAAATGCATGGGCGTAGTTGTTCAGCTTCCGGACGGACGCGCAAGAGTCTATGTCAAGGGTGCCTCTGAGATTGTTCTTGGAAAGTGTACCCAGATCTTCCGGGACCCCTCACAGGACGCTGCGCTCGCGCAGATGACGGAGCCAAACTTTCAAACGATTACCACCCTCATCAACACCTACGCTTCTAGATCGCTTCGAACCATTGGTCTTGCCTACAGAGACTTTGAGCAGTGGCCCCCTCGCAATGCCCGCCGTGTCGATGGGGGCGAGAATgtcgacttcgacttcatGTTCCAATCCATGGCTTTTGTCGGGATGGTGGGAATCCAAGACCCCTTGCGCGAGGGGGTTCCCGAAGCCGTCAGGCTTTGCCAAAAAGCGGGTGTTATGGTTCGCATGGTTACTGGGGACAACAAGctcaccgccgaggccatcgccaggGAGTGCGGGATCCTGCAGCCTAACGGTATCGTCATGGAAGGCCCCGAATTTCGCAATTTGACCAGGTCTGAGCAAGAGGCTATCATACCAAGACTCTGCGTTCTTGCTCGCTCCAGCCCTGAGGACAAGCGCATTTTGGTCAAGCGtctcaaggccaagggggACATTGTTGCTGTGACCGGCGATGGAACGAACGATGCTCCTGCCCTTAAGACGGCCGACGTTGGCTTCTCCATGGGTATTGCCGGTACCGAAGTTGCCAAGGAAGCATCGTCGATCATCCTCATGGACGACAACTTCAACTCTATTGTCAAGGCCTTGAAATGGGGGCGTGCCGTCAACGACGCCGTCAAGCGATTCCTTCAGTTCCAGCTTACAGTCAACATCACTGCCGTCATTCTCACGTTTGTTACTGCGGTTAGCAGCACTTCGGTCTTGACTGCTGTGCAGCTGCTTTGGGTCAACCTGATCATGGACACGCTTGCTGCCCTCGCTCTCGCCACGGATCCCCCTCAAGATAGCGTGCTCGACAGGAAGCCCGAGAGACGTAACTCGTCAATTATTACGACGACCATGTGGAAGATGATTCTTGGACAGGCGGTCTACCAGCTTGCGATTACGTTTATGCTTTTCTATGGAAAGGAAGCTATTGTCCCCGGTCCCGAGCACATCCCTGATGAGCAGATCGCCACGCTGGTCTTCAACACCTTCGTGTGGATGCAGATCTTCAACCAGTGGAA CAACCGTCGCTTGGACAATAACTTTAACATCTTTGAGGGACTCACGAAGAACTACTTCTTCATCGCTATCAGCGCTATCATGATTGGTGGACAggtcctcatcgtcttcgtcggtgGCGCTGCTTTTCAGATCGCTTCCGAGGGCCAGACCGGGACGCAATGGGCCATGGCTGTAATTCTGGGCCTGATTTCAATTCCGGTCGGTGTAATCGTCCGTCTCATTCCTGACGCTCTCATCGAGCGCCTTGTCCCTGACTACCTCAAACGCCGTGCCAAGGACACCGTCCCTGGTCTCACGGtgtcggacgaggagcagTTTGAGATGTACCCGGCGCCACTTTCGGACGTCCGTGATGAACTGGCGTTTATTAAGCGTATGAAGGGAGGCCGCCTGAATAACCTCAAGTTTGCGGTACAGCACCCCCGGGAAACATTCGCTCGCACGCGCAGCCCGTCACACTCGCGCAGCAACTCAGTCACGTCTCCATCAACACCCACACGGGAGGATAGCTTCGGCTCGATCGCCGCGACTCCTGACTCTCGCAAGCGCTCCCGCAGCTCGCGCAGTCGGTCCAACTCGGCACTCGGCGCCCCAACTGTCATGGCGGGCATTGTGGCTGCCGGTATCGCGGCCAATTGGTCGCCGGCGGATCGCAGACGTCGTGATAGCGAAGACTCTGACAGCAACGCTAGGAGAGGGGTTTCCCGAGAAAACTCGATACGCGAAGAACCGCGTGAGGAACGCACagacgagaagacggcgcgggAATAA